Proteins from a genomic interval of Streptomyces sp. NBC_01445:
- the opcA gene encoding glucose-6-phosphate dehydrogenase assembly protein OpcA, with protein MKIDLTDTTSSKINKALMEGRRSIGTPAVGMVLTLVIVTDEENAYDALRAANEASREHPSRTLVVIKRVSRSPRDRTTSRLDAEVRVGAEAGTGETVVLRLYGEVINHAQSVVLPLLLPDAPVVAWWPVNAPLDPAKDPLGALAQRRVTDTYAAEQPNDELEARAGAYTPGDTDLSWTRITPWRSMLAAALDQVACKVNSVEVEGEEFNPSCELLAMWLADRLDVPVERSVSSGPGLTAVRMETDCGAIVLDRPDGSLATLSIQGQPDRAVALKRRETSELIAEELRRLDPDDTYAAALKYGVHRLGEPAAAPDGQGPAADADAPAAASAPAKKTAAKKAPAKSAAKKSASKAAAK; from the coding sequence ATGAAGATCGACCTCACGGACACCACGTCCAGCAAGATCAACAAAGCGCTCATGGAGGGCCGTCGCTCCATCGGCACCCCCGCGGTCGGCATGGTGCTCACCCTCGTCATCGTGACCGACGAGGAGAACGCCTACGACGCGCTGAGGGCCGCGAACGAGGCGTCCCGCGAGCACCCCTCGCGGACCCTCGTGGTCATCAAGCGCGTCTCCCGTTCGCCGCGCGACCGTACGACGTCGAGGCTCGACGCCGAGGTGCGCGTCGGCGCGGAGGCGGGGACCGGCGAGACGGTCGTCCTGCGGCTGTACGGCGAGGTCATCAACCACGCCCAGTCGGTCGTCCTGCCGCTGCTCCTGCCGGACGCCCCGGTCGTGGCCTGGTGGCCGGTGAACGCGCCGCTCGACCCGGCCAAGGACCCGCTGGGGGCGCTCGCCCAGCGCCGCGTGACGGACACGTACGCGGCGGAGCAGCCCAACGACGAGCTGGAGGCCCGCGCCGGCGCCTACACGCCCGGTGACACGGACCTGTCGTGGACCCGGATCACGCCGTGGCGCTCCATGCTCGCCGCCGCTCTCGACCAGGTGGCCTGCAAGGTCAACTCGGTGGAGGTGGAGGGCGAGGAGTTCAACCCGAGCTGCGAGCTGCTCGCCATGTGGCTCGCGGACCGGCTCGACGTGCCGGTCGAGCGGTCGGTGTCGTCGGGCCCCGGCCTGACGGCCGTACGCATGGAGACGGACTGCGGCGCCATCGTGCTCGACCGTCCGGACGGTTCGCTGGCCACACTGTCGATCCAGGGTCAGCCGGACCGCGCGGTGGCGCTCAAACGCCGCGAGACGTCCGAGCTGATCGCGGAGGAGCTGCGCCGCCTCGACCCGGACGACACGTACGCCGCCGCGCTGAAGTACGGCGTGCACCGGCTGGGTGAACCGGCGGCGGCGCCGGACGGACAGGGGCCCGCGGCCGACGCGGACGCTCCTGCGGCCGCTTCCGCTCCCGCGAAGAAGACGGCGGCCAAGAAGGCGCCTGCCAAGTCCGCCGCCAAGAAGTCCGCTTCGAAGGCGGCCGCCAAGTGA
- a CDS encoding RNA polymerase-binding protein RbpA has protein sequence MGEAERGESAPRLRISFWCSNGHETQPSFASDAQVPETWDCPRCGFPAGQDRDNPPDPPRTEPYKTHLAYVRERRSDADGEAILAEALAKLRGEI, from the coding sequence ATGGGCGAGGCCGAGCGCGGCGAGTCCGCGCCGCGTCTGCGCATCTCCTTCTGGTGCTCCAACGGGCACGAGACGCAGCCGAGCTTCGCCTCCGACGCGCAGGTGCCGGAGACTTGGGACTGTCCGCGCTGCGGCTTCCCTGCCGGGCAGGACCGGGACAACCCGCCGGACCCGCCGCGCACCGAGCCCTACAAGACGCACCTCGCGTACGTCCGCGAGCGGCGCAGTGACGCGGACGGCGAGGCGATCCTCGCGGAGGCGCTCGCCAAACTGCGGGGCGAGATCTAG
- the pgi gene encoding glucose-6-phosphate isomerase yields MNAESRTRLNQMPEWTALAKHREELGDVQLRELFAADPARGSDYTLQVGDLHVDYSKHLVTDETLRLLRELAAATDVFGLRDAMFRGEKINTTEDRAVLHTALRAPRDAVIEVDGVDVVPQVHAVLDKMAAFADRVRSGQWTGHTGKRIKNVVNIGIGGSDLGPAMAYEVLRSFTDRDLTVRFVSNVDGADLHEAVRDLDPAETLFVIASKTFTTIETITNATSARNWLLTGLRAGQEAVAKHFVALSTNAEKVADFGIDTANMFEFWDWVGGRYSYDSAIGLSLMIAIGPDAFREMLDGFHLVDEHFRTAPAESNVPLLMGLLGIWYGNFHDAQSHAVLPYSHYLSRFTAYLQQLDMESNGKSVTRDGTEVDWQTGPVVWGTPGTNGQHAYYQLIHQGTKLIPADFIGFAEPVADLLPGLVAQHDLLMANFFAQTQALAFGKTPAEVRAEGVPEELVPHKTFRGNHPTTTLLAKRLTPFVLGQLIALYEHKVFVQGAVWNIDSFDQWGVELGKVLAKRIEPALTEGADVPGLDPSTKALVAKYRELRGR; encoded by the coding sequence ATGAACGCAGAAAGCCGTACCAGGCTCAATCAGATGCCCGAGTGGACGGCGCTCGCCAAGCACCGGGAAGAACTCGGGGACGTGCAGCTGCGTGAGCTGTTCGCCGCCGATCCGGCGCGCGGCTCCGACTACACGCTCCAGGTCGGCGATCTGCACGTCGACTACTCCAAGCACCTGGTCACGGACGAGACGCTGCGCCTGCTGCGCGAGCTCGCCGCCGCGACCGATGTGTTCGGGCTGCGGGACGCCATGTTCCGCGGCGAGAAGATCAACACGACGGAGGACCGGGCAGTGCTGCACACGGCGCTGCGGGCCCCGCGTGACGCGGTGATCGAGGTCGACGGCGTCGATGTCGTCCCGCAGGTGCACGCCGTGCTGGACAAGATGGCCGCCTTCGCGGACAGGGTCCGTTCGGGCCAGTGGACGGGCCACACCGGCAAGCGCATCAAGAACGTCGTGAACATCGGCATCGGCGGTTCCGACCTGGGCCCGGCGATGGCGTACGAGGTGCTCCGCTCCTTCACGGACCGGGACCTGACGGTCCGATTCGTGTCGAACGTGGACGGTGCGGACCTGCACGAGGCCGTGCGGGATCTCGACCCGGCCGAGACGCTGTTCGTCATCGCGTCGAAGACGTTCACGACGATCGAGACGATCACCAACGCGACCTCCGCGCGCAACTGGCTCCTCACCGGTCTGAGGGCCGGCCAGGAGGCCGTGGCCAAACACTTCGTGGCCCTGTCGACGAACGCCGAGAAGGTGGCCGACTTCGGCATCGACACGGCCAACATGTTCGAGTTCTGGGACTGGGTCGGCGGCCGCTACTCGTACGACTCCGCCATCGGTCTCTCGCTGATGATCGCGATCGGTCCGGACGCCTTCCGCGAGATGCTCGACGGGTTCCACCTCGTCGACGAGCACTTCCGCACCGCCCCCGCCGAGTCCAACGTTCCCCTTCTGATGGGCCTGTTGGGCATCTGGTACGGCAACTTCCACGACGCGCAGTCGCACGCGGTGCTCCCGTACTCGCACTACCTCTCCAGGTTCACGGCGTACCTCCAGCAGCTCGACATGGAGTCGAACGGCAAGTCGGTGACGCGGGACGGCACGGAGGTCGACTGGCAGACGGGCCCCGTCGTCTGGGGCACCCCCGGCACCAACGGGCAGCACGCCTACTACCAACTGATCCACCAGGGAACGAAGCTGATCCCGGCGGACTTCATCGGGTTCGCCGAGCCCGTGGCGGACCTGCTGCCGGGACTCGTCGCGCAGCACGACCTGCTCATGGCCAATTTCTTCGCGCAGACGCAGGCTCTCGCCTTCGGCAAGACCCCGGCCGAGGTCCGTGCCGAGGGGGTGCCCGAGGAGCTCGTGCCGCACAAGACGTTCCGGGGCAACCACCCGACGACGACGCTCCTGGCGAAGCGGCTCACCCCGTTCGTCCTCGGCCAGCTCATCGCGCTCTACGAGCACAAGGTGTTCGTCCAGGGCGCCGTGTGGAACATCGACTCCTTCGACCAGTGGGGCGTCGAGCTCGGCAAGGTCCTCGCCAAGCGCATCGAGCCCGCCCTCACGGAGGGCGCCGACGTGCCGGGACTCGACCCGTCCACCAAGGCGCTGGTGGCCAAGTACCGCGAACTGCGCGGCCGTTAG
- the tpiA gene encoding triose-phosphate isomerase, producing MTTRTPLMAGNWKMNLNHLEAIAHVQKLAFALSDKDYDAVEVAVLPPFTDLRSVQTLVDGDKLKIKYGAQDISAHDSGAYTGEISGPMLAKLKCTFVAVGHSERRQYHNETDEVCNAKAKAAFKHGLTPILCVGEELHVREAGDHVAHTLSQVEGGLKDIPAEQAETIVIAYEPVWAIGTGKVCGAEEAQEVCGAIRGKLAELYSQELADKVRIQYGGSVKSGNVAEIMSKPDVDGALVGGAALDAEEFVKIIRFRDQ from the coding sequence ATGACCACCCGCACGCCGCTGATGGCGGGCAACTGGAAGATGAACCTCAACCACCTCGAGGCCATCGCCCACGTCCAGAAGCTCGCCTTCGCGCTGTCCGACAAGGACTACGACGCCGTCGAGGTCGCGGTCCTGCCGCCCTTCACCGACCTGCGCTCCGTACAGACCCTGGTCGACGGCGACAAGCTCAAGATCAAGTACGGCGCCCAGGACATCTCGGCCCACGACTCCGGCGCCTACACCGGCGAGATCTCGGGCCCGATGCTCGCCAAGCTCAAATGCACGTTCGTGGCGGTCGGCCACTCCGAGCGCCGCCAGTACCACAACGAGACCGATGAAGTCTGCAACGCCAAGGCGAAGGCCGCCTTCAAGCACGGCCTGACCCCGATCCTCTGCGTCGGCGAGGAGCTCCACGTCCGCGAGGCGGGCGACCACGTCGCCCACACGCTGTCGCAGGTCGAGGGCGGCCTCAAGGACATCCCGGCCGAGCAGGCCGAGACCATCGTGATCGCGTACGAGCCGGTCTGGGCGATCGGCACCGGCAAGGTCTGCGGCGCCGAGGAAGCCCAGGAGGTCTGCGGGGCGATCCGCGGCAAGCTCGCCGAGCTGTACTCCCAGGAGCTGGCCGACAAGGTCCGCATCCAGTACGGCGGCTCGGTGAAGTCCGGGAACGTCGCGGAGATCATGTCGAAGCCCGACGTCGACGGCGCCCTCGTCGGCGGCGCGGCGCTCGACGCCGAGGAGTTCGTCAAGATCATCCGCTTCCGCGACCAGTGA
- a CDS encoding DUF2087 domain-containing protein produces the protein MDQLMSALADPERLKLYARIVLDELAPRDEDSPAVRKHLGRLVSTGLVERQPDGTLRADPSVFRRERPAEIHPAVPRRLTGFFARGRLTSIPVRATVRHELLVHLTGTLFETERTYTEGEVNEAFRTVHEDTSALRRYCVNDGLLVRERDGSSYRRAHA, from the coding sequence ATGGACCAGCTCATGTCCGCGCTCGCCGACCCCGAACGACTGAAGCTCTACGCGCGGATCGTGCTGGACGAGCTGGCTCCCCGCGACGAGGACTCCCCGGCCGTCCGCAAGCACCTGGGGCGCCTCGTCTCCACCGGGCTCGTCGAGCGACAGCCGGACGGAACGCTGCGCGCGGACCCCTCCGTGTTCCGCCGCGAGCGCCCGGCGGAGATCCATCCCGCCGTGCCGCGCCGCCTCACGGGGTTCTTCGCGCGCGGACGCCTCACCTCGATCCCGGTCCGCGCCACCGTGCGCCACGAACTCCTCGTCCACCTCACGGGCACGCTCTTCGAGACCGAGCGCACCTACACCGAGGGCGAGGTCAACGAGGCGTTCCGCACCGTCCACGAGGACACCTCGGCGCTGCGCAGATACTGCGTGAACGACGGGCTGCTCGTACGGGAGCGCGACGGCAGCAGCTATCGCAGGGCGCACGCGTAG
- the pgl gene encoding 6-phosphogluconolactonase: protein MTTAPQLVVHRDKELMAQAAAARLITKIVDAQAARGYASVVLTGGRNGNGLLAALATAPARDAVDWTRLDLWWGDERFLPDGDPERNYTQAREALLDSVPLNPDRVHPMPASDGPYEVDAAAQVYAAELAAAAGPEDHGPVPTFDVLMLGVGPDTHVASLFPELPAVRETERTVVGVHGAPKPPPNRISLTLPAIRAAREVWLLAAGEDKAEAAAIALSGAGEIQAPAAGAYGRSRTLWLLDSAAASQLPPELYPPHVA, encoded by the coding sequence ATGACCACGGCGCCCCAGTTGGTGGTGCACCGCGACAAGGAGCTGATGGCGCAGGCCGCCGCGGCCCGGCTCATCACGAAGATCGTGGACGCCCAGGCCGCCCGCGGCTACGCGTCCGTCGTCCTGACGGGCGGGCGCAACGGCAACGGACTCCTGGCCGCCCTCGCGACCGCTCCCGCCCGGGACGCGGTCGACTGGACGCGCCTCGACCTGTGGTGGGGCGACGAGCGGTTCCTGCCGGACGGCGACCCCGAGCGGAACTACACGCAGGCCCGCGAGGCGCTCCTCGACTCGGTGCCGCTGAACCCGGACCGGGTCCACCCGATGCCGGCTTCCGACGGCCCGTACGAGGTGGACGCCGCCGCGCAGGTCTACGCCGCCGAACTGGCCGCCGCAGCGGGGCCGGAGGACCACGGTCCGGTGCCGACGTTCGACGTCCTGATGCTGGGAGTCGGCCCGGACACGCATGTCGCGTCGCTCTTCCCCGAGCTGCCGGCGGTCCGGGAGACCGAGCGCACCGTCGTCGGTGTGCACGGTGCGCCCAAGCCGCCGCCCAACCGCATCTCGCTCACGCTCCCGGCGATCCGGGCCGCGCGCGAGGTGTGGCTGCTCGCGGCGGGTGAGGACAAGGCGGAGGCCGCGGCCATCGCGCTGTCCGGCGCGGGCGAGATCCAGGCGCCGGCCGCGGGCGCGTACGGCCGCTCGCGCACGCTGTGGCTGCTCGACTCGGCGGCGGCCTCACAGCTGCCGCCCGAGCTGTATCCGCCGCACGTCGCCTGA
- the secG gene encoding preprotein translocase subunit SecG, translated as MGFSIALIVFSLLLMLLVLMHKGKGGGLSDMFGGGMQSSVGGSSVAERNLDRITIVLGLLWFACIVVLGLLMKVNN; from the coding sequence ATGGGGTTCTCGATCGCCCTGATCGTCTTCAGCCTGCTGCTGATGCTCCTTGTGCTCATGCACAAGGGAAAGGGTGGCGGTCTCTCCGACATGTTCGGTGGCGGCATGCAGTCGTCCGTCGGCGGCTCGTCGGTCGCCGAGCGCAACCTGGACCGCATCACCATCGTGCTCGGTCTGCTGTGGTTCGCGTGCATTGTCGTGCTCGGCCTGCTCATGAAGGTCAACAACTGA